A single window of Nitrospirota bacterium DNA harbors:
- the zapB gene encoding cell division protein ZapB, protein MSIDKIKVLEDRVTQVMEYIMKLQAERIELEKGLQEKETIIKDLEEQVASYKKVEDDFSKMKDERGEVRSRIEKILDSLKGVGGGGQPVE, encoded by the coding sequence ATGAGCATTGACAAGATCAAGGTGTTGGAAGACCGTGTAACCCAGGTGATGGAATATATTATGAAACTTCAGGCGGAGAGGATCGAGCTTGAGAAGGGCCTGCAGGAAAAGGAGACGATCATTAAAGACCTGGAAGAACAGGTTGCATCATATAAGAAGGTCGAGGATGATTTCAGCAAGATGAAAGACGAAAGGGGCGAGGTACGCTCAAGGATTGAAAAGATATTGGATTCATTAAAAGGAGTGGGAGGTGGCGGCCAACCCGTTGAATAG
- a CDS encoding GGDEF domain-containing protein, which produces MNHNGKIKVALIGAGQEGLEILSLMRKDPDLSVMMLVDPDKSALGFRLADYGYKYSDNLDLGFSQRFQTLSSIQNLSLIIDTAPEKYHKDIYSIYLRPAEIMNGSSARLVWELKSKSDMKDKRNLISGRLTAVLEDLKTGISEIPYAHALNEVSSLILRSALLGVHADSAQLTILSKDSGCKILKDICSGRDLLIKKGRINSPVSDDKKADRIIRSVVEKREVYKLDTGAVIPVTKDGDVIAMVWLYYTNDNINRAEDDISFVLPLVSLFGEYIQDAIKSEKSRLLNIEERLLTEPLNIIRSDKPAGQKLNDINRTLRNFVEAEDSHIYIKDPATGDIVLQATTLKFPFLTGEIRIRSGTGILSEILERRNLITLSEPGLSEGESISQFAKREDTVSIVYLPLVSKGDGVGVIAMEFTNVRNLTPKAISCLEDIGFQLAGSISNDVERHRMSRKILKLYTVNEEGIEILSTVDIEKIGTLATSSSAMLLDSEAAVLRLNENGGLVVKSTCGLKENSAGQTLIDIDNELCTTAMQTKIPVILHDLAEYAESGIILTSSGEFRYKTAMVIPVTYGTEVLGTLSFYNKTAPEVFSSLVFSDDDREIAERFIQYIARGIINARRYSENQSLITIDELTGLRNERYLQMRFPEELNRARRYNRSVSLIFLDVKPADETIIHYASRIVKETFRYIDVLVRLKEAKFAILLPDTGPSVKDAVVRIADGLGTLKEKKSDVSIYIGYSTYPYDNEDMHELIKKASKLRQY; this is translated from the coding sequence ATGAATCATAATGGAAAGATAAAGGTTGCCCTGATAGGGGCAGGACAGGAAGGGTTAGAGATTCTTTCTCTTATGAGGAAGGACCCTGACCTCTCTGTAATGATGCTTGTTGACCCCGATAAGTCCGCTCTGGGGTTCAGGTTGGCCGATTATGGTTATAAATACTCTGACAACCTTGACTTAGGGTTTTCTCAGCGGTTCCAGACCCTGTCTTCCATACAGAACCTCAGCTTGATTATTGATACTGCACCTGAGAAATACCATAAGGATATCTACTCGATATACCTCCGCCCGGCCGAGATAATGAACGGTTCTTCCGCAAGGCTTGTATGGGAGCTTAAATCCAAATCAGACATGAAAGATAAAAGAAACCTCATATCAGGGCGTCTGACTGCAGTACTTGAAGATCTCAAAACAGGCATTTCTGAAATCCCGTATGCCCATGCATTAAATGAGGTCAGTTCCCTTATATTAAGGAGTGCCCTTCTCGGGGTACATGCTGATTCAGCTCAGTTAACGATACTGAGCAAAGATTCCGGCTGCAAAATATTAAAGGATATTTGCAGCGGAAGAGACCTCCTCATCAAAAAGGGGAGGATTAACTCTCCTGTCAGTGATGACAAAAAAGCGGACAGGATCATCAGAAGTGTTGTAGAAAAAAGAGAAGTCTATAAGTTGGATACCGGGGCAGTAATTCCAGTTACTAAAGACGGTGATGTAATAGCTATGGTCTGGCTTTACTATACAAATGACAATATTAATCGTGCTGAAGATGACATTTCATTTGTTCTGCCGTTAGTGAGTCTATTCGGGGAGTATATCCAGGATGCCATCAAATCTGAAAAATCACGGCTGCTGAATATAGAAGAAAGACTTTTAACTGAGCCACTAAACATTATCCGGTCAGATAAGCCTGCGGGACAGAAACTCAATGATATTAACAGGACATTGCGTAATTTTGTCGAGGCAGAAGATTCACATATCTACATAAAAGACCCGGCAACAGGGGATATTGTCCTTCAAGCTACCACCTTGAAATTTCCTTTTCTTACAGGAGAGATACGGATAAGGAGCGGGACAGGCATATTGAGCGAGATCCTCGAACGGCGGAATTTGATTACTCTCTCTGAACCGGGTCTTTCTGAAGGCGAGAGTATCTCTCAATTTGCAAAAAGAGAAGACACTGTATCCATTGTGTATCTCCCACTTGTCTCCAAAGGTGACGGGGTTGGTGTAATTGCAATGGAATTTACCAATGTCCGCAATCTGACGCCAAAGGCCATCAGTTGTCTGGAAGATATCGGGTTCCAGCTTGCAGGCTCTATTAGCAATGATGTGGAACGCCATCGCATGTCGCGGAAAATCCTCAAATTATACACGGTAAACGAAGAGGGGATAGAAATCCTATCCACAGTTGACATTGAGAAAATAGGAACCCTGGCGACTTCATCATCAGCCATGCTCCTGGATTCCGAGGCAGCAGTTCTCCGTTTAAATGAGAATGGTGGTCTTGTCGTAAAATCTACCTGCGGTTTAAAGGAAAATAGTGCCGGTCAGACTCTGATTGATATTGACAATGAACTCTGCACCACCGCCATGCAGACTAAGATTCCTGTTATTCTACATGACCTTGCGGAGTATGCTGAATCAGGGATAATTCTCACTTCGTCCGGTGAATTCCGTTATAAAACGGCAATGGTTATTCCGGTCACATACGGCACTGAGGTTCTTGGCACACTCTCTTTTTATAATAAGACGGCCCCTGAAGTCTTCAGCAGTCTCGTTTTCAGTGATGATGACAGAGAGATTGCAGAACGTTTCATACAGTATATTGCAAGAGGAATAATAAACGCGAGGCGTTACAGCGAGAATCAGTCACTGATAACTATAGATGAGTTAACAGGACTCAGGAATGAGCGATACCTTCAGATGCGTTTCCCTGAAGAACTGAATCGTGCAAGAAGATATAACAGGTCCGTATCCCTTATCTTTCTGGATGTCAAACCTGCTGATGAAACCATCATACATTATGCTTCACGGATCGTAAAGGAGACATTCAGATACATTGACGTGCTGGTAAGATTGAAGGAGGCTAAGTTTGCTATCCTCCTCCCTGATACCGGGCCTTCGGTGAAGGATGCTGTTGTCAGGATAGCGGATGGACTTGGGACATTAAAAGAAAAAAAATCCGACGTTTCAATTTATATAGGATATAGTACATATCCATATGACAATGAAGACATGCATGAGTTGATAAAAAAGGCATCAAAGCTAAGACAGTATTAA
- a CDS encoding cell division protein ZapA, whose protein sequence is MNSGKETGKGVEVEIFGQKYVIKGNNDEAYIQQLADYVDSKMREMHGRHKLSTPAKTAVLSAINIAHELFSLKKEMDEKDSVIAKRTDKLLDLLSVEFKT, encoded by the coding sequence TTGAATAGCGGTAAAGAAACCGGCAAGGGAGTTGAAGTCGAGATATTCGGCCAGAAATATGTCATCAAGGGTAATAATGATGAGGCATATATTCAGCAATTAGCAGATTATGTTGATTCGAAGATGCGCGAGATGCATGGCCGGCATAAACTCTCAACACCTGCGAAGACAGCCGTGTTGTCTGCAATAAATATTGCACATGAGTTGTTTTCATTAAAAAAGGAGATGGATGAAAAGGATTCGGTAATAGCAAAAAGGACGGATAAACTGTTAGATCTCCTTTCTGTTGAATTTAAGACCTGA
- a CDS encoding DUF4388 domain-containing protein — protein MQSHPEEYHSEENHTGSLLDINLTDVLQVLSVNKKTCTLFLKKGNEKGEIFLKDGRIVDAISGSLSGEPALYHLLDWEGADFYIGTSVEKNLTVRIEKDIQSLIMDWIEYRETHKEKDDEKIEEQPLRVEATEEVRIVVDETLEFLKRLESEGLIKAIHNES, from the coding sequence TTGCAAAGCCATCCTGAAGAATACCATTCTGAGGAAAATCATACCGGATCACTCCTTGATATAAACCTTACGGATGTCCTTCAAGTCCTGTCTGTCAACAAGAAAACATGCACATTATTTCTAAAGAAGGGAAATGAGAAGGGAGAGATCTTCCTAAAAGACGGAAGGATCGTTGATGCAATATCTGGATCTCTCAGTGGTGAACCTGCGCTATATCATCTGCTTGACTGGGAGGGAGCAGATTTCTACATTGGCACATCTGTTGAGAAAAATTTAACGGTACGGATAGAAAAGGACATCCAGTCTCTTATTATGGATTGGATAGAGTACCGTGAGACGCATAAGGAAAAGGATGATGAAAAGATAGAAGAACAACCTTTACGAGTAGAAGCGACAGAAGAAGTCCGTATAGTTGTTGATGAAACGCTTGAGTTTTTAAAAAGATTAGAGTCCGAGGGATTGATAAAGGCAATTCATAATGAATCATAA
- a CDS encoding cytochrome c, whose amino-acid sequence MNYRKLIFAIVVNAVFTGILLLGSSSHAADLKSGEVVFKKKCVMCHGEQGQGGVAIKINDPKVLSKTDQEIRKTLTEGVKGMPGYQKLLKPEEIDSLMAFIRSWGVK is encoded by the coding sequence ATGAATTACAGAAAATTAATCTTCGCAATAGTCGTTAATGCAGTATTTACAGGGATACTGTTACTGGGTTCTTCTTCTCATGCCGCTGATTTGAAGTCCGGGGAAGTTGTCTTTAAGAAAAAATGTGTAATGTGTCACGGAGAGCAGGGTCAGGGTGGGGTTGCGATCAAAATAAATGATCCTAAGGTCCTCAGCAAGACGGATCAAGAGATCAGAAAGACTTTAACAGAAGGGGTTAAAGGTATGCCAGGCTACCAGAAACTCCTTAAGCCTGAAGAGATAGACTCTCTCATGGCATTCATACGTTCATGGGGAGTTAAATAG
- a CDS encoding tetratricopeptide repeat protein, translated as MRIRSILISLVIIICTTTDIFADKIAHLTPPLSLLPQGEETSNNLTELPSSLSGDVSCEYQFNPEAYYEDAISQYKDGNPNGALEKFRFLADNRLEINDPEITGPSLYMTGHIMSELGLEGAALYYEQIISVYPLLIDYALFRLAESEERKDNPAEAAKLYTRVYDSYPDSGLQKKALLRASRNFQLTGNTKDARAGFKTFLDIYSKDTAVPEALYNIGISYLREGRESDAQNFFQKIWIDYPLSREARLVKTMVHLPLSADNIFRRGSSFYDKGYYKEAIDEYKSVLSKKKGVSKAVRKEAAFKIGMSYYRLRMSGEAETNLELFLTKYPHDKMAPDAAYWLGRTYLRLGKENAYISSSKEFLKQYKKDERYPEVLFRLANICAERNDIKNAVFYFDRVISEYPLNSFAADSTWKKGWISYKTGNKEGALQTFNTIINSPGEHPYKAQALYWRAKLLGKNGDYEAMNKDLCRLCSNHGQSFYCLFSKYYFNVNRNDEKQACQPEHRAELESASSSVSQIIQVRDDRGISFSRDSISNNPEEQGLKRIRLFLYLGLKDDAKTEVLKLRSRMNDNKETSLMLANILSSLGEYNRAMYTIRPYIPSLKSDNVDGSDNSLWPLVYPAGYSDLITKHAIRSNLDPFLVYAIIREESWFNKEAVSPAGALGLMQLMPGTAKRVAKDSYAGRESLFDPETNIELGTKFFSERLRQFDGNIFLAIASYNAGPEAVEQWMNELSGVELDEFIEDIPYKETREYVKKVFRSYMEYNRLYKEEMRIDTL; from the coding sequence ATGCGAATCAGGTCCATCCTTATTTCCTTGGTCATAATCATTTGTACTACGACAGATATTTTTGCTGACAAAATAGCACACCTCACACCTCCCTTAAGCCTCCTGCCGCAGGGGGAAGAAACATCAAATAATTTAACTGAATTACCATCTTCGTTGTCAGGAGACGTCAGCTGTGAATATCAATTTAATCCTGAAGCCTACTATGAAGATGCCATTAGTCAATATAAGGATGGGAACCCCAATGGCGCCCTTGAAAAATTCAGGTTCCTTGCAGACAACAGACTGGAGATCAATGATCCTGAAATTACAGGTCCATCCCTGTACATGACCGGACATATTATGAGTGAGCTTGGATTGGAAGGGGCTGCATTATACTATGAACAGATTATCTCCGTATATCCGCTTCTTATTGATTATGCACTGTTCAGGTTAGCTGAATCTGAAGAAAGAAAAGATAACCCTGCCGAAGCGGCAAAACTATATACAAGGGTTTATGATTCATATCCTGACTCAGGTTTACAAAAAAAGGCCCTGCTGAGGGCATCAAGGAATTTCCAGTTAACTGGTAATACAAAGGATGCGAGGGCAGGTTTTAAGACATTCCTGGATATTTATTCAAAAGATACGGCAGTACCTGAGGCATTGTATAACATCGGGATTAGTTATCTTCGCGAGGGCAGGGAATCAGATGCCCAAAACTTCTTCCAAAAAATATGGATTGATTACCCTTTAAGCAGGGAGGCCCGGTTAGTAAAGACGATGGTCCATCTCCCTCTAAGTGCAGACAATATTTTCAGGAGGGGGTCAAGCTTCTATGATAAAGGATATTATAAAGAGGCAATTGACGAATATAAGAGCGTGTTATCAAAGAAAAAGGGGGTTTCAAAGGCAGTCAGGAAAGAGGCTGCTTTCAAAATTGGAATGTCATATTACAGGTTGCGGATGTCGGGTGAGGCTGAAACTAACCTTGAACTCTTTCTGACAAAATATCCACATGATAAAATGGCACCGGACGCCGCATATTGGCTTGGAAGAACCTACCTCAGGCTGGGTAAAGAGAACGCGTATATCTCATCCAGTAAAGAGTTCCTGAAACAGTATAAAAAAGATGAAAGGTACCCGGAGGTATTGTTCAGGCTGGCGAACATCTGCGCGGAAAGAAATGATATTAAAAATGCCGTTTTTTATTTCGACAGGGTGATCAGCGAGTATCCTCTGAACAGTTTTGCGGCTGACAGCACGTGGAAGAAGGGATGGATTTCATATAAGACCGGCAATAAAGAAGGAGCACTGCAAACATTCAATACAATTATTAATTCCCCTGGTGAACATCCATATAAGGCACAGGCCTTGTACTGGCGGGCAAAGCTTTTGGGAAAAAACGGGGATTATGAGGCAATGAATAAGGACCTTTGCCGGTTATGCAGTAACCATGGTCAATCGTTCTATTGCCTGTTTTCTAAATATTATTTTAATGTGAACAGAAATGATGAAAAACAGGCATGTCAACCGGAACATCGGGCTGAACTCGAATCAGCATCGTCTTCAGTATCTCAAATTATTCAGGTTCGGGATGACAGGGGGATTTCATTTTCGCGTGACAGCATCAGCAATAATCCTGAGGAACAAGGACTGAAACGCATCAGGCTCTTTCTTTATCTCGGATTAAAGGATGACGCTAAAACTGAAGTTCTCAAGTTACGCAGCAGAATGAATGATAACAAAGAAACATCGCTGATGCTTGCAAACATCCTCTCTTCACTGGGCGAGTATAATCGAGCCATGTACACGATACGGCCATATATTCCTTCACTAAAGTCTGACAACGTAGACGGCTCTGACAACAGCCTGTGGCCGCTGGTATATCCTGCGGGATACAGCGATCTGATTACAAAACATGCAATAAGGAGTAATCTGGACCCCTTTCTGGTTTACGCTATAATTCGGGAGGAGAGTTGGTTTAACAAAGAGGCCGTATCTCCTGCCGGCGCATTAGGTCTTATGCAGTTAATGCCCGGGACTGCCAAACGCGTGGCAAAAGACTCATATGCCGGAAGAGAATCTTTATTCGATCCGGAGACAAATATAGAACTGGGAACGAAATTTTTCTCCGAGAGACTCCGTCAATTTGACGGGAACATCTTCCTCGCAATAGCAAGTTATAATGCAGGGCCTGAGGCTGTTGAGCAATGGATGAATGAACTCAGTGGAGTTGAACTTGATGAGTTTATTGAGGATATCCCGTATAAGGAGACTCGCGAATATGTAAAAAAAGTCTTCAGGAGTTATATGGAATATAACCGTCTGTATAAAGAAGAAATGAGGATTGACACCCTGTAG